One genomic window of Candidatus Pseudobacter hemicellulosilyticus includes the following:
- a CDS encoding RagB/SusD family nutrient uptake outer membrane protein yields the protein MKNKIFQSLLALSLLTGITGCEKRLDIDPVNSIREEDALKTSADVEALLVGAYSDMGDADLYGGSMYILSELMAAGNEVAWWGTFQTYGQVYNHNITVNNAQVANMWMSAYKVINDCNTVLANLNLVVEDRRDKVEGEAKFIRGTVYFDLVRLFAKPWNQGNPTVNDGVPIILTPTKIPLTEENKKARAKVAEVYAQVIQDLLDAESLLGGHRKYTDFFASSEVASAMLARVYLQKGDYPNAAEAADKVISSDVWTLEPTYYDDVFPYDSDNEAKVMTNTTEDVFAIQVTNTAGTNDFFTFYYYRGDITVEPAFFDLFEPDDERQYMYDGDGYIYKYTMQYSNVHIIRLAEMYLTRAEANFREGTAIGAEPVDDVNIIRGRVGLGGYDIADLTLDNIILERKLELALEGFNLQDIKRTEGAAGITSWDSPKLVFPIPDRERKVNTLLTQNDGY from the coding sequence ATGAAAAATAAAATATTCCAATCCCTCCTGGCCTTGTCCCTCTTAACAGGGATCACAGGTTGTGAAAAAAGACTTGATATAGATCCGGTCAACAGCATCCGTGAAGAGGATGCGTTGAAGACCAGCGCGGACGTTGAGGCCCTGCTGGTAGGAGCTTATTCTGATATGGGTGATGCCGACCTGTACGGCGGCAGCATGTATATATTGAGTGAACTGATGGCCGCAGGCAATGAAGTGGCCTGGTGGGGTACTTTCCAGACCTATGGTCAGGTGTACAACCATAATATCACTGTGAATAATGCCCAGGTAGCTAATATGTGGATGTCAGCCTATAAAGTGATCAATGATTGCAATACGGTACTGGCCAACCTGAACCTGGTGGTGGAGGATCGCCGGGATAAAGTGGAAGGTGAAGCCAAGTTTATCCGCGGTACTGTTTACTTTGACCTGGTACGGCTCTTTGCCAAACCCTGGAACCAGGGAAATCCCACAGTCAATGATGGTGTGCCTATTATCCTCACGCCCACCAAAATACCGTTGACAGAAGAAAATAAAAAAGCACGCGCCAAAGTTGCTGAAGTGTATGCACAGGTGATCCAGGATCTCCTGGATGCAGAGTCTCTGCTGGGCGGCCACCGCAAATACACTGATTTCTTTGCCAGCAGTGAAGTGGCTTCGGCTATGCTGGCCAGGGTATACCTCCAGAAAGGAGATTATCCCAATGCAGCTGAAGCGGCCGACAAGGTGATCAGCTCCGATGTGTGGACCCTGGAGCCTACTTATTATGATGATGTGTTCCCTTATGACTCGGACAATGAGGCCAAGGTGATGACCAATACCACGGAGGATGTATTTGCCATCCAGGTGACCAATACGGCAGGCACCAATGACTTTTTCACATTTTATTATTATAGAGGTGATATCACTGTAGAACCTGCTTTCTTTGACCTGTTTGAACCCGATGATGAACGTCAGTACATGTATGACGGTGATGGCTATATCTACAAATACACCATGCAGTACAGCAATGTGCATATCATCCGGCTGGCTGAAATGTACCTGACCCGCGCGGAAGCTAATTTCCGTGAGGGAACAGCCATTGGTGCAGAACCGGTGGATGATGTAAACATCATCCGCGGAAGGGTTGGCCTGGGTGGTTATGATATTGCAGACCTGACCCTGGATAATATTATCCTGGAGCGTAAACTGGAGCTGGCGCTGGAAGGCTTCAACCTGCAGGATATTAAACGCACCGAAGGCGCTGCAGGCATCACCAGCTGGGATTCTCCCAAACTGGTGTTCCCTATTCCTGACCGGGAAAGAAAGGTCAATACCCTGCTGACGCAGAACGATGGTTATTAA
- a CDS encoding Rne/Rng family ribonuclease: MNKELIINVAPQGVEIALLEDKKLVELHHEKADGSFAVGDLYLGKVKKLIPGLNAAFVDVGFEKDAFLHYTDLSPYARSLLKFTQMAINDNSEQGFDFGNFQVEPEIIKTGKINEVLSGKPNILVQILKEPIAAKGPRLSCEISLPGRFVVITPFNDIVAVSRKIHSADERKRLQKIVEAIKPKNFGVIVRTAAEGKNTAELHEDLSMLVETWKTIHQNLKGSVAPAKILSEQTKTTSMLRDLLNEDFNKIVVNDRNIFNDTRNYIQRIAPEKSEIVSYYNNGLPIFDQFGITKQVKAAFGKTVNLPSGAYLIIEHTEALHVIDVNSGYKSVGNNQELNALETNLEAAAEIARQLRLRDLGGIIVVDFIDMKLPDNKRKLLEAMEEFMKPDRAKHAVLPISKFGIMQITRQRMKPEVNINTQEVCPTCAGTGKISSTLLLEDEIEKNLSYLITHQHKDLTLVVHPIMEAFLTKGRFFNSIQWKWRWKYGRKVRVNGNTNYHLTEFHFFDKHEEEIKL, encoded by the coding sequence TTGAATAAGGAATTAATAATCAATGTTGCGCCTCAAGGGGTTGAGATAGCCCTTTTAGAGGACAAGAAGCTGGTGGAACTACATCATGAAAAAGCTGATGGGAGTTTCGCAGTGGGAGATCTATACCTCGGCAAGGTAAAAAAGCTCATACCCGGACTCAACGCCGCTTTTGTGGACGTTGGCTTCGAGAAGGATGCTTTTCTACATTATACCGATCTTAGTCCGTACGCCCGTTCGTTGCTCAAATTCACACAGATGGCGATCAACGACAACAGCGAACAGGGCTTTGATTTCGGTAATTTCCAGGTAGAGCCGGAGATCATCAAAACCGGTAAGATCAATGAGGTACTGAGCGGAAAACCTAACATTCTCGTTCAGATCCTCAAAGAACCCATTGCCGCCAAAGGCCCCCGCCTCAGTTGCGAGATCTCGCTGCCGGGCCGCTTCGTAGTGATCACTCCCTTCAATGATATCGTTGCTGTATCCCGCAAGATACATTCGGCCGATGAACGGAAACGCCTCCAGAAAATAGTGGAAGCCATCAAGCCAAAGAATTTTGGCGTGATAGTCCGTACCGCCGCAGAAGGAAAGAACACTGCAGAGCTGCACGAAGACCTTTCCATGCTGGTGGAAACCTGGAAAACGATCCACCAGAACCTGAAAGGCTCCGTAGCGCCGGCCAAGATCCTCAGCGAGCAGACAAAGACCACCAGCATGCTTCGCGATCTGCTGAACGAAGACTTCAACAAGATCGTAGTCAATGACAGGAATATCTTTAATGATACCCGCAATTATATCCAGCGCATTGCGCCGGAAAAATCCGAGATCGTTTCCTATTACAACAATGGCCTGCCCATCTTTGACCAGTTTGGCATCACCAAACAGGTAAAAGCTGCTTTCGGCAAAACGGTCAACCTGCCCAGCGGCGCCTATCTCATTATTGAGCATACGGAAGCCCTGCATGTAATAGACGTGAACAGCGGATATAAAAGCGTGGGCAATAACCAGGAATTGAACGCCCTGGAAACAAACCTCGAAGCAGCAGCGGAAATAGCACGCCAGTTAAGACTGCGTGACCTGGGCGGTATTATTGTAGTAGACTTCATTGATATGAAGCTGCCCGATAACAAACGCAAACTGCTGGAAGCAATGGAAGAATTCATGAAACCCGACAGGGCCAAACATGCTGTTCTCCCCATCTCCAAATTCGGCATCATGCAGATCACCCGCCAGCGCATGAAGCCCGAGGTCAATATCAATACACAGGAAGTTTGTCCCACCTGCGCCGGTACCGGTAAGATCTCCTCCACCCTCCTCCTTGAAGATGAGATTGAAAAGAACCTCAGTTATCTCATCACTCACCAGCACAAAGACCTTACACTGGTTGTGCATCCCATCATGGAAGCTTTCCTTACCAAAGGACGCTTCTTTAATTCCATCCAGTGGAAATGGCGCTGGAAATATGGCCGCAAGGTCAGGGTTAATGGTAATACCAATTATCACCTTACGGAATTCCATTTCTTCGATAAACACGAAGAAGAGATCAAATTATAA
- a CDS encoding AURKAIP1/COX24 domain-containing protein — translation MPCGKKRKRHKIATHKRKKRLRKNRHKKKNR, via the coding sequence ATGCCCTGTGGTAAAAAAAGAAAACGTCATAAGATTGCTACGCATAAGCGTAAAAAAAGACTGAGAAAGAACCGTCATAAGAAGAAAAATCGCTAA
- a CDS encoding tetratricopeptide repeat protein, protein MKKQQIVLIGSGVVLLCLIYFFGRTVPPKKQTDPVTAAAADSTAISIDQILAASRQQLTPSQQEYISRLEAGVVRGDVKDQQIRVYRQLAAFWRDSAHALLPFGYYSAEAAKLENSPKNLTFAAQFFLDGVRRQGEPAITHWMALQAKELFEKALQLDPGNDSLKVGLGSVYLFGNISTNPMEGISLIREVADRDPENMYAQFMLGLGGIYSGQLDKAAERLETVVAHQPDNLEAILMLADLYERKKDNAKAIRWYQAGKKKISNPAIVQEIDQRINNLKK, encoded by the coding sequence GTGAAAAAGCAGCAGATCGTCCTCATTGGCAGTGGAGTAGTGCTCCTGTGCCTGATTTACTTTTTTGGCAGAACAGTTCCCCCTAAGAAACAAACTGATCCGGTAACAGCAGCAGCTGCTGATTCTACGGCTATTTCCATAGACCAGATACTGGCCGCATCCCGTCAGCAGCTCACTCCCTCCCAGCAGGAATATATCAGCCGGCTGGAAGCAGGTGTGGTACGCGGTGACGTCAAGGACCAGCAAATACGGGTATATCGCCAGCTTGCCGCCTTCTGGCGGGATTCGGCGCATGCACTCCTTCCTTTCGGATATTATTCGGCCGAAGCAGCCAAATTGGAAAATTCCCCAAAAAATCTCACCTTTGCTGCCCAATTCTTTTTAGACGGTGTCCGCCGACAAGGCGAGCCAGCTATTACGCATTGGATGGCCTTACAGGCTAAAGAGTTGTTTGAGAAAGCGTTACAATTGGATCCGGGGAATGATTCCCTTAAGGTAGGCCTGGGTAGTGTATACCTTTTCGGCAATATCAGCACCAACCCGATGGAAGGTATTTCGCTGATCCGGGAAGTGGCAGACCGTGATCCGGAAAATATGTACGCACAGTTCATGCTTGGACTGGGTGGTATTTACTCCGGACAATTGGATAAAGCGGCTGAGCGTTTAGAAACGGTAGTCGCCCATCAACCGGATAACTTGGAAGCGATACTGATGCTGGCGGATCTGTATGAACGGAAGAAAGACAATGCCAAAGCCATCAGGTGGTACCAGGCAGGAAAGAAAAAGATCAGCAACCCGGCTATTGTCCAGGAAATTGATCAACGCATCAACAACCTGAAAAAATAG
- a CDS encoding integration host factor subunit beta, with the protein MRKADLVNQISEKTGIPKVDVLVTLETMFKEVKDTLSQGENIYIRGFGSFITKKRAAKIGRNIKKNIAVHIPEHYIPAFKPAKEFVAEVKKLQSVKADQPNPDDEM; encoded by the coding sequence ATGAGAAAGGCAGACCTCGTTAACCAAATATCTGAAAAAACAGGTATTCCGAAGGTTGATGTTCTGGTTACGCTGGAAACCATGTTCAAGGAAGTGAAAGATACCTTGTCCCAGGGAGAAAACATTTACATCCGTGGTTTTGGCAGCTTTATCACCAAGAAGAGAGCGGCTAAGATCGGAAGGAACATCAAGAAGAATATCGCCGTTCACATCCCTGAACATTACATTCCTGCGTTCAAACCTGCCAAAGAGTTCGTGGCAGAAGTTAAAAAATTACAATCCGTTAAGGCAGATCAGCCAAACCCGGACGATGAGATGTAA
- the mutY gene encoding A/G-specific adenine glycosylase: MKPDFTRLLLQWNKKKNTRAMPWKGEKDPYRIWLSEIILQQTRVEQGLAYYEKFIREFPTIHDLADASDEKVFKCWEGLGYYSRCKNLLATARKVSAELNGVFPSTYEDIKQLKGIGPYTAAAISSFAFNEPQAVVDGNVQRVLARYFGISTPIDTTEGKKLYQQLAQSLLATDQPAVYNQAIMDFGAVICKPQNPLCPECVQQPDCQAFRHGFVKDLPVKEKSLVKKDRWLYYFLVEYDQQVYIRKRTGKDIWENLHEFILYEAPGPVEQSFAELPFLKKLLGKGFTVKHISKAYRQLLTHQNIHGQFITVTISKPLSTPGEHFLAPRKKLADYAFPRFINTFLEESSSMARLF, translated from the coding sequence ATGAAACCTGATTTTACCCGTCTCTTACTCCAATGGAATAAGAAAAAGAATACCCGCGCCATGCCCTGGAAAGGAGAGAAAGATCCTTACCGCATCTGGCTCAGCGAGATCATCCTGCAGCAGACAAGGGTGGAACAGGGCCTTGCTTATTATGAAAAATTTATCCGGGAATTCCCCACTATCCATGACCTCGCCGATGCGTCTGATGAAAAGGTCTTCAAATGCTGGGAAGGACTGGGCTATTACTCCCGGTGCAAGAATCTGCTGGCAACAGCACGTAAAGTATCCGCAGAACTGAATGGCGTATTCCCATCTACCTATGAGGACATCAAACAGCTCAAAGGCATTGGACCCTATACCGCCGCCGCTATTTCCTCTTTTGCCTTTAATGAACCACAGGCAGTAGTAGATGGCAACGTACAACGCGTACTGGCCCGTTATTTCGGCATTTCCACACCCATTGATACCACTGAAGGAAAGAAGTTGTACCAGCAGCTGGCGCAATCCCTGCTGGCTACAGACCAGCCCGCTGTATATAACCAGGCCATCATGGATTTTGGCGCTGTCATCTGCAAACCCCAGAACCCGCTCTGCCCCGAATGTGTACAGCAACCCGATTGCCAGGCCTTCCGTCATGGCTTTGTAAAAGACCTGCCGGTGAAAGAAAAAAGCCTGGTGAAAAAAGACCGGTGGTTGTATTATTTTCTTGTTGAGTATGATCAACAGGTCTATATCCGTAAAAGGACCGGAAAAGATATATGGGAAAATTTACATGAGTTTATTCTCTATGAAGCGCCGGGACCTGTGGAGCAGTCCTTTGCTGAGCTGCCCTTTCTGAAAAAACTGCTGGGCAAAGGGTTTACCGTAAAGCATATCAGTAAGGCATACCGGCAGTTGCTGACCCACCAGAACATACATGGCCAGTTCATTACGGTCACTATCTCCAAACCCCTTTCCACTCCCGGTGAGCATTTCCTGGCGCCACGGAAAAAACTGGCTGATTATGCATTTCCCAGGTTCATCAATACTTTCCTTGAAGAGAGCAGTTCCATGGCACGGTTATTTTAA